The Triticum dicoccoides isolate Atlit2015 ecotype Zavitan chromosome 6A, WEW_v2.0, whole genome shotgun sequence genome has a window encoding:
- the LOC119319431 gene encoding uncharacterized protein LOC119319431: MRAAAGACSGGGKDTLVASFLRFILLLLLPLTALYILYALHAILSSSCPPEHDRLMAAAFVSHVTAHNHTSSTPPPPAMVTVSTPRTPPPLAIDTVPTARMTPATVTVVSTARMPPPPATVTVVTRATMPPPPATVTVTTARMPPPPATVMVKTARMPPPPATVTVTRARMPPSPAAVTVVSTARVPPRPATVTLVSTASTPPPSPPATVTVSTTPTTLQHVVFGIAASARMWEKRKEYIKIWWRPNSGMRGFVWLDRGVRGSRVPEGLPAIKISSDTSGFPYTHRRGHRSAIRISRIVSETFRLGLPGVRWFVMGDDDTVFLPDNLLAVLGRLDHRQPYYVGSPSESHLQNIFFSYGMAFGGGGFAISQPLAARLERMQDACIRRYPWLYGSDDRIQACMAELGVPLTRHPGFHQYDVYGDLLGLLAAHPVAPLVSLHHLDVVRPLFPNVRSRPAALRRLFDGPVTLDSAGVMQQSICYDAANRWTVTVAWGFVVTVTRGVMPAREMEMPTRTFLNWYRRADYKAHAFNTRPLARNQCERPALYYLASARRTVVRTGETTVTRYQRWRHRNDVRPPCQWRIPDPDALLDSVIVLKKPDPGLWDRSPMRNCCRVLSSPRKEGGGNKTMTIDVGVCKDWEYSQV, encoded by the exons ATGAGGGCCGCCGCCGGGGCATGCTCCGGCGGCGGCAAGGACACCCTGGTGGCCTCCTTCCTCCGCTTCATCCTCCTCTTGCTTCTCCCTCTCACCGCTCTGTATATCCTCTACGCCCTGCACGCCATTCTGTCCTCCTCGTGCCCGCCTGAACATGATCGCCTCATGGCCGCCGCCTTCGTCTCACACGTCACCGCCCACAACCATACATCGTCGACGCCGCCGCCTCCTGCCATGGTCACGGTATCGACGCCGAGGACGCCGCCTCCACTGGCCATTGACACGGTGCCGACAGCGAGGATGACGCCCGCCACGGTCACGGTggtgtcgacggcgaggatgcctcCACCACCCGCTACGGTCACGGTGGTGACGAGGGCGACGATGCCACCACCACCCGCCACGGTCACGGTGACGACGGCGAGGATGCCACCACCACCCGCCACGGTCATGGTGAAGACGGCGAGGATGCCACCACCACCCGCCACGGTCACGGTGACGAGGGCGAGGATGCCACCATCACCCGCTGCGGTCACGGTGGTGTCGACGGCGAGGGTGCCACCACGACCCGCCACGGTCACGTTGGTGTCGACAGCAAGTacgccaccaccatcaccacctgcCACGGTGACGGtgtcgacgacgccgacgacgctgcAGCACGTGGTGTTCGGCATCGCGGCGTCGGCGCGCATGTGGGAGAAGCGGAAGGAGTACATTAAGATCTGGTGGCGCCCTAACTCAGGCATGCGGGGGTTCGTGTGGCTGGACCGAGGGGTGCGGGGGTCGAGGGTGCCGGAGGGGCTGCCGGCCATCAAGATATCCTCTGACACCTCCGGCTTCCCCTACACGCACCGGCGCGGCCACCGCTCTGCCATCCGCATTTCCCGCATCGTCTCCGAGACCTTCCGCCTTGGGCTCCCAGGAGTGCGCTGGTTCGTCATGGGCGACGACGACACGGTTTTCCTCCCAGACAACCTCCTCGCCGTCCTCGGGAGGCTCGACCACCGGCAGCCATACTACGTCGGCTCCCCCTCCGAGAGCCACCTGCAGAACATCTTCTTCTCGTACGGGATGgcgttcggcggcggcggcttcgccaTCAGCCAGCCACTGGCGGCGAGGCTGGAGCGGATGCAGGACGCCTGCATCCGCCGGTACCCGTGGCTGTACGGGAGCGACGACCGGATCCAGGCGTGCATGGCGGAGCTGGGCGTGCCGCTCACGAGGCACCCGGGGTTCCACCAGTACGACGTGTACGGTGACCTCCTGGGCCTCCTCGCCGCCCACCCGGTGGCGCCGCTGGTGTCGCTGCACCACCTCGACGTAGTGCGGCCTCTCTTCCCCAACGTGCGCTCGCGCCCGGCGGCTCTGCGGAGGCTGTTCGACGGGCCGGTGACGCTGGACTCGGCGGGGGTGATGCAGCAGTCGATATGCTACGACGCGGCGAaccggtggacggtgacggtggcgtgGGGGTTCGTGGTGACGGTGACGAGGGGCGTGATGCCGGCGCGGGAGATGGAGATGCCGACGCGGACGTTCCTGAACTGGTACCGGCGCGCGGACTACAAGGCGCACGCGTTCAACACTCGGCCCCTGGCGCGCAACCAGTGCGAGAGGCCCGCGCTCTACTACCTGGCGTCGGCGCGGCGCACGGTGGTGCGCACCGGGGAGACCACCGTGACGAGGTACCAGCGGTGGCGCCACCGCAACGACGTACGGCCGCCTTGCCAGTGGAGGATCCCCGACCCGGACGCGCTGCTCGACAGCGTCATCGTGCTCAAGAAGCCTGACCCCGGGCTATGGGACCGG TCGCCGATGCGGAATTGCTGCAGGGTGCTGTCCTCTCCGAGGAAAGAAGGGGGCGGGAACAAGACGATGACCATAGACGTGGGTGTATGCAAGGACTGGGAGTACAGTCAAGTATAG